TGCGGAATAAACTGCATCAGCTGTGAGAGATATCAAAATCCGTGTGCAGGATGTTTAATAGGTGATGACGGAAAAACTAAAGCCAGTTTGAAATGCAAAATAAAATCCTGCTTTGATACAAAGAATTTTAGCTATTGCGGAAGGTGTAGTGAATTTCCATGCCCTCAAATGAAAAAACACAGCAAAAAATACATCAAAAGATATGATTTAAATACACTTGAAAGTGCCAAAAGAATAAAAAATATGGGTATTGGCAAAATAACAGATTCAGACCGTGAAAAATGGACCTGTCCACAATGTGGCGGAGTAATTAAATTTCAAACTAAAAAATGCAGTGAATGTGACTATTCATTATAACTCTTTTTTTAAAAGTAATACTTATGGCTAAAATAAGCTTATAAAAGTAATACTCCCTTATTTTTTAAAAAATAATACTTAATATATAAATAAAATAAAAAAAAAGTAATACTTAATACTTTTAGGCAAAATAAAGTATTTTAGTAATACTTTTTTTAGTAAACCTTATTAATTATTACGATAATAAAAATTATTAGGTTGTTATTATATCATACTAAATATTATATTGATATTACTAACAAGCTACTTTTTTAATAATTAAAACGAAATGTGAAAAAAATGGATAGAAAATATCTTATAGGTGCAATACTTGTAATTATTGTTATAATTATAGGATGTGCTGTTTATTTCGGACAGTCACATGTAGAACGTGCTGATGACGAACTTGTAGTTGCAGCTTACAGTCACGGAGGAGAACCAGAATCTGGTTTTGATCCGATTTTAGGTTGGAACTATTATTCAGAACCTTTAATACAAAGTACTTTATTAAAAATGAACAGAAATATGAGTTATGAAAATGATTTAGCCACTAATTATACAATAAGTGATGATTATAAAACATACACTGTTCAAATAAGAGATGATGTTAAATTTACCGACAACACACCATTAGATGCTGAAGATGTTGCATTTACATATAATGAAGCTAAAAAAACTGGAGCTAGCTTAGACTTAAGTAATATGAATAATGCAACTGCAGTAAACCCAACTACAGTACAATTTGATTTAAACAAATCAGATTCCACTTTCCTAGATAAATTAGCATATATTGGTATAGTACCATCTGATTCCTACAACAATGAAACTTATGGAAGTAACCCTGTTGGATCAGGACCATATAAATTTGCTCAATGGGATAAAGGTCAGCAAGTAATTTTAGAAAGAAATGACAATTATTATGGAGACCAACCGGAATTCAAAAAATTAACTATTCTTTTCGCTCAAAATGAAGCTGCATTTAATGCTGCTAAAAATAAAGAAGTAGATGTATCTGCTGTACCTTTAGCTTATGCAAAAGAAAATGTTGACGGATACAATATGTATCTCATGGACACTATTGATGTAAGAGGAATTTCCCTACCAACTAAAATGAATACTGGTGAAAAGAATCCTGACGGTGGAGATGTAGGTAACAATGTAACTGGAGATATCGCAATTAGAAAAGCTCTAAACTATGGTATTGACAGAACCAGCCTTTGTGAAGGTGCATTAAACGGAATAGGATATCCTAATTACGATGGAATTGCTCACCAATTACCATGGGCAAACAATGCAACTGCTATTGAAGACGGAGACATTGCAAAAGCAAATGAAACCTTGGAAAAAGCAGGATGGGTTGACAGTGATGGTGACGGAATCCGTGAGAAAAACGGAACCAAAGCATCCTTCGAATTATATTACTCATCTGATGCTCCTGAAAGACAAGCAATTGCAGTTTCTGTTTCTGAACAAGCAAAAGAAATGGGTATTGAAGTAAAAGCTATTGGTTCTAATTGGGATGAAATGGATGGAATTAAAAATTCACAGGCAATTGTCTGGGGATTCGGAAGTACTGACCCGTCAACAATCTGGTCAGAATACCACAGTTCCCAGGCAGGTATTGGATACAATAACCCATCATATGTAAACGACAGTGTTATTGATCAACATATTGACAATGCATTTAAACAATCACGTGAAAGTTCATATTCCGAATGGTCTAATGCAGTTTGGGACGGCAGTCATGGTATTTCACCACAAGGTGACGCATCATGGTTATGGATCGGTGAAATCAAATACGGATATTTCGTAGATGACAGCTTAGACATATCCAACGATACTGCTCTTTTACAACCTCACGGAGGAGACATATTTGGAAACATATATGACTGGAAACGTGTTTCATCAATAGAAAAATGATTTAAATGATTCAAATCATTTAAAATCATTTTATTACTTTTTTTGGACAACGATATTATGTCAAATCATGAAAAAATACTCAAATTTTTAGGATATCGGCTGGTAAGATTTATCATCCTACTTATTGCAATTATTATAATCAGTTTTATAATGGTCGATTTATCACCAATAAATCCTGTAAAGACTTATATCAGTAATATGATTGTCAGTCCAGAACAAGTTGCAGCATTGGAAGCCTATTGGGGTGTTAATGAACCTATAACTGCCAAAATAATGAATTGGTTAGGTAATATTATTCATGGTGATTTAGGAAATTCATTAATATTTAGAATACCTGTTATAGATGTTATTAAAGAAAAATTTTTCGCATCATTAATCTTAATGATGACATCCTGGGCAATATCAGGAGTTCTTGGATTTTTATTAGGAATTGTTGCAGGGTATAAAAAAGATACCTGGATTGACAAAGCAATCAAAGTTTACTGTTACATTTTACAGTCTGCTCCAACATTTTGGATTGCATTAATTATATTAATGGTATTCAGTATTCAGCTTGGATGGTTCCCTTCAGGACTTGGAGTTCCAATTGGAAGTTTAAGCCAGGATGTAACTATATGGGAATGGTTAAACCGTTTAATTTTACCGGCATTTACATTAAGTATCTTAGGTGTAGCTCAAATTGCATTGTATACCAGAGATAAGTTAATTGAAGAAATGAACAGTGATTATTTCTTATTTGCAAAAGCAAGAGGAGAACACGGATGGTCACTTATTAAAAGACACGGAATCAGGAATGTTCTTTTGCCAGCAATTACACTGCAATTTTTAAGTTTCAGTGAACTGTTTGGAGGAGCAGTTCTTGTAGAACAAGTATTTACATATCCTGGAATTGGACAGGCTGCAGTTTCAGCAGGTTTAAGAAGTGATGTTCCATTATTATTGGGAATTGTCATATTCAGTGCAATATTCGTTTATGTAGGTAATTTAATAGCAGATATTATTTACAACTTTGTAGACCCTAGAATTAAAGAAGGTGAAGAGGATGGTCAATAAAAACAAAAAAACATCAAAATTAAATATGAATCTAAGAACAAAAACATTATTGACTATATCTTTAATAGTATTACTTTTAGTTTTAGTAATAATTACCAGCTTATCCATAAATCCAGGAGATATTAAAACAAATTTCCAGCTAATGAACCAGGCTCCGTCATTTGAACACTTATTCGGTACTGACTGGATAGGCAGAGATATGTTTACCCGTACATTAAAAGGATTAGGATTAAGTATCCAGATTGGAATTGTTGCATCAATATTAAGTAGTATAATAGCAGTGATTCTTGGATTATTGTCCAGTTTCAACAAATATTTTGACACTTTTGTTTCATGGATTGTAGATTTATTCCTGTCTGTGCCTCACATATTGGCAATAATTCTTATTTCAATTGCATTAGGAGGAGGGGCATTTGGAGTTACTGTCGGTGTTGCATTGACACATTGGACATCCCTAACAAGAGTTCTTAGAGCTGAAATAAAACAGATTCAAACTTCAGAATATGTAAAACTATCTAAAAACCTTGGAAAATCTAAACTTTGGATAGCTACAAAACAGATATTGCCTTTAATTGTAAGTCAGATAATAGTTGGAACTATATTAATTTTCCCTCATGCAATTATGCACGAAGCCAGTGTTACATTTTTAGGATTCGGATTATCTCCTCACGAACCTGCTATTGGAGTTATCTTATCTGAATCAATGAAATATCTTGCAACTGGAAACTGGTGGTTAGCACTATTCCCTGGTTTATCTTTATTAATAATTGTATTGCTCTTTGATATAGTTGGAGAAAATATTAAAAAATTACTTAATCCGGCAAGTGCAAATAACTAGGAAGTGTCAAGATGAATAAACTATTAGACGTTAATAATGTATCAATCTCATTTATACAATACACAAAAGGATTAAAACAGCAAAATCTTAAAGTAATTACAGATTTAACCTTGGATATTGAAGAAGGAGAAATTTTAGCAGTATTAGGTTCAAGCGGATCTGGAAAAAGTTTATTAGCACATGCAATATTAGGCATTTTACCGGATAATGCTGATTTAAATGGAGAAATAAAATATAACGGAAATGTTTTAAATCAAAAAGCAAAAGAAGAAATTCGGGGAAAAGAAATTTCATTAATTCCACAGTCCGTTAATTTTCTAGACCCTTTAATGAAAATAGCTGACCAGGTTATTGGAGAATGTGAAACTGAAGAGGAATGCCGTGAAAAACAAATAAAACAAAGAAAAATATTTGAAAAATACGGATTAAGTGAAGATGTTGACAATATGTACCCATTCCAATTATCCGGAGGAATGGCAAGACGTGTTTTAATTTCAACAGCTCTTCTTTCAAACCCTAAATTAATAATTGCTGATGAACCAACTCCAGGATTAGATCAAAAATCAGTTAAAGAAACCTTAAATTATCTAAAACAGATGGCTGATGACAATGTAGGGGTACTGTTAATTACTCACGACATTTATGCAGCTTTAGAAGTTGCCAACAGAATTTGTATATTTTATTCCGGTTTTGTAATTGAAATAGTTGATACAAAAGACTTTAAAGAAGGTAAAAACTTATTACATCCATATACTCAGGCATTATATGAAGCATTGCCTAAAAATGGATTTAAACTAACTAAAGGGCATCAGCCATTACACGGAGAAATTCCAAACGGATGTCCGTACTATGACCGGTGTGATTCTCCTTTAGAATACTGTAATGAAAAAAGACCTAACTTAATTAACAACATCAGATGTTTTAAATACAATCAGGAGGAATAAAATGGAATTAATTGGAAAAAACATAACCTACAAATATCCTTCTTCAAAAAAATATGTTTTAAAAGATGTGGATATCACATTAAACAGCGATAAAATTACTGGACTAATTGGAGAAAGCGGAAAGGGTAAATCAACATTATGTAAAATATTATCTAATTATATTCCAAAATATGATGGGGAAGTTTATCTGGATAATCAGATACTTCCTAAAAATGGATTTTGCCCTGTTCAATTAATTTTTCAGCACCCTGAAAAAGTAATGAATCCAAAATGGAAAATGAAAGATATTTTAGAAGAATCCTGGAATGTCAGTGATGATTTAATAAGTGAATTTGGTATTCAGCAGTCATGGATGAGCAGATATCCAAGTGAGCTTTCAGGTGGAGAACTGCAAAGATACTCTGTTTTAAGATCACTGAATCCGAAAACAAAGTTTTTAATAGCTGATGAAATGACAACAATGCTTGATGCAGTCACACAGGTGCAAATATTGGATTCAGTTATTAAAATTATTAAAAAAAGAAAAATGGGATTACTTATTGTAAGTCATGACTTAGACTTA
This genomic stretch from Methanobrevibacter smithii ATCC 35061 harbors:
- a CDS encoding DUF3795 domain-containing protein; this encodes MKMPDKLDSKLLAPCGINCISCERYQNPCAGCLIGDDGKTKASLKCKIKSCFDTKNFSYCGRCSEFPCPQMKKHSKKYIKRYDLNTLESAKRIKNMGIGKITDSDREKWTCPQCGGVIKFQTKKCSECDYSL
- a CDS encoding ABC transporter permease — its product is MSNHEKILKFLGYRLVRFIILLIAIIIISFIMVDLSPINPVKTYISNMIVSPEQVAALEAYWGVNEPITAKIMNWLGNIIHGDLGNSLIFRIPVIDVIKEKFFASLILMMTSWAISGVLGFLLGIVAGYKKDTWIDKAIKVYCYILQSAPTFWIALIILMVFSIQLGWFPSGLGVPIGSLSQDVTIWEWLNRLILPAFTLSILGVAQIALYTRDKLIEEMNSDYFLFAKARGEHGWSLIKRHGIRNVLLPAITLQFLSFSELFGGAVLVEQVFTYPGIGQAAVSAGLRSDVPLLLGIVIFSAIFVYVGNLIADIIYNFVDPRIKEGEEDGQ
- a CDS encoding ABC transporter ATP-binding protein, with amino-acid sequence MELIGKNITYKYPSSKKYVLKDVDITLNSDKITGLIGESGKGKSTLCKILSNYIPKYDGEVYLDNQILPKNGFCPVQLIFQHPEKVMNPKWKMKDILEESWNVSDDLISEFGIQQSWMSRYPSELSGGELQRYSVLRSLNPKTKFLIADEMTTMLDAVTQVQILDSVIKIIKKRKMGLLIVSHDLDLIDTICDDKIYLKDINNI
- a CDS encoding ABC transporter permease, coding for MVNKNKKTSKLNMNLRTKTLLTISLIVLLLVLVIITSLSINPGDIKTNFQLMNQAPSFEHLFGTDWIGRDMFTRTLKGLGLSIQIGIVASILSSIIAVILGLLSSFNKYFDTFVSWIVDLFLSVPHILAIILISIALGGGAFGVTVGVALTHWTSLTRVLRAEIKQIQTSEYVKLSKNLGKSKLWIATKQILPLIVSQIIVGTILIFPHAIMHEASVTFLGFGLSPHEPAIGVILSESMKYLATGNWWLALFPGLSLLIIVLLFDIVGENIKKLLNPASANN
- a CDS encoding oligopeptide/dipeptide ABC transporter ATP-binding protein; translated protein: MNKLLDVNNVSISFIQYTKGLKQQNLKVITDLTLDIEEGEILAVLGSSGSGKSLLAHAILGILPDNADLNGEIKYNGNVLNQKAKEEIRGKEISLIPQSVNFLDPLMKIADQVIGECETEEECREKQIKQRKIFEKYGLSEDVDNMYPFQLSGGMARRVLISTALLSNPKLIIADEPTPGLDQKSVKETLNYLKQMADDNVGVLLITHDIYAALEVANRICIFYSGFVIEIVDTKDFKEGKNLLHPYTQALYEALPKNGFKLTKGHQPLHGEIPNGCPYYDRCDSPLEYCNEKRPNLINNIRCFKYNQEE
- a CDS encoding ABC transporter substrate-binding protein, whose amino-acid sequence is MDRKYLIGAILVIIVIIIGCAVYFGQSHVERADDELVVAAYSHGGEPESGFDPILGWNYYSEPLIQSTLLKMNRNMSYENDLATNYTISDDYKTYTVQIRDDVKFTDNTPLDAEDVAFTYNEAKKTGASLDLSNMNNATAVNPTTVQFDLNKSDSTFLDKLAYIGIVPSDSYNNETYGSNPVGSGPYKFAQWDKGQQVILERNDNYYGDQPEFKKLTILFAQNEAAFNAAKNKEVDVSAVPLAYAKENVDGYNMYLMDTIDVRGISLPTKMNTGEKNPDGGDVGNNVTGDIAIRKALNYGIDRTSLCEGALNGIGYPNYDGIAHQLPWANNATAIEDGDIAKANETLEKAGWVDSDGDGIREKNGTKASFELYYSSDAPERQAIAVSVSEQAKEMGIEVKAIGSNWDEMDGIKNSQAIVWGFGSTDPSTIWSEYHSSQAGIGYNNPSYVNDSVIDQHIDNAFKQSRESSYSEWSNAVWDGSHGISPQGDASWLWIGEIKYGYFVDDSLDISNDTALLQPHGGDIFGNIYDWKRVSSIEK